In one Longimicrobiaceae bacterium genomic region, the following are encoded:
- a CDS encoding helix-turn-helix transcriptional regulator — protein MNGDVPLGVWEEQVLLAVVRCAAAAYGMAVRRELEAATDREVAIGAVYATLDRAEAKGWVTSSRADVEGQSRRVFALLPRGARALAGTRALRERLWHGVNLQPLLA, from the coding sequence ATGAACGGGGACGTGCCACTGGGCGTGTGGGAGGAGCAGGTGCTGCTGGCCGTGGTGCGGTGCGCGGCCGCGGCGTACGGGATGGCCGTGCGCCGCGAGCTGGAGGCCGCCACGGACCGCGAGGTCGCCATCGGCGCCGTGTACGCCACGCTGGACCGCGCGGAGGCGAAGGGCTGGGTGACGTCGTCGCGCGCGGACGTGGAGGGGCAGTCGCGCCGTGTGTTCGCCCTCCTTCCCCGCGGCGCCCGCGCGCTCGCTGGAACGCGTGCCCTCCGCGAGCGCCTGTGGCACGGCGTGAACCTCCAGCCCCTCCTCGCCTGA